A window from Hemicordylus capensis ecotype Gifberg chromosome 2, rHemCap1.1.pri, whole genome shotgun sequence encodes these proteins:
- the LOC128343994 gene encoding lysophosphatidic acid receptor 6-like: MWGNNTQASWETSPSKEISSSSSNNSALLQCAAEVEFQYLLLPITYSLVCVLSLASNSVALWSCWATRAQAPPVMVFIYNLIAIDLLFALSLPLQAVYHARHNDWPFGEGLCKATNALFLANMFSCTLFLACICLERYLAVTQPVRYLRLRRPLYRVLLSVAIWASIGIGLLSLFSKSTVTRRFPNGNTACMENFPTHVWSGRLAAMVLVSSAMGFFVPFLTIIICSVVIARRIMNLRCGSAQTASLRRHSLRTLLLVTSLLTLCFLPFHTIYTLHTLGRIGILSAPRLLYFTCSAQRATMALASINSAFDPLVYYFSMKPANWKLPCCGTNQQPFQDSGGASPAVEGIRSMA; the protein is encoded by the coding sequence ATGTGGGGAAATAACACACAAGCGTCCTGGGAGACTTCGCCTTCAAAGGAGATCTCAAGCTCCTCCTCTAACAATTCAGCACTTTTGCAATGTGCAGCAGAAGTCGAGTTCCAGTACCTGCTCCTTCCAATCACTTACAGTCTGGTTTGTGTGCTGAGCTTGGCCTCCAACAGTGTGGCCTTGTGGAGCTGCTGGGCCACTCGGGCCCAGGCCCCTCCTGTCATGGTCTTCATCTACAACCTCATTGCCATCGACCTGTTGTTTGCTCTGTCCCTGCCATTACAGGCTGTGTACCATGCTAGGCACAATGACTGGCCCTTTGGGGAGGGCCTGTGTAAGGCCACCAATGCACTCTTCCTGGCCAACATGTTCAGCTGTACTCTCTTCCTGGCCTGCATCTGCCTGGAGCGTTACCTGGCTGTCACCCAACCTGTCCGCTACCTGCGCCTGAGGCGTCCCCTCTACCGTGTGCTGCTCTCTGTGGCCATCTGGGCCTCCATAGGGATTGGGCTATTGAGCCTCTTCTCCAAGAGCACAGTGACCAGGCGCTTCCCAAATGGGAACACAGCCTGCATGGAGAATTTCCCGACCCATGTATGGAGTGGGCGGCTGGCAGCCATGGTCCTTGTCTCCTCTGCCATGGGCTTCTTTGTGCCTTTCCTCACCATTATCATCTGTTCCGTGGTGATTGCCCGGCGCATCATGAATCTGAGGTGTGGTTCAGCCCAGACCGCTTCACTGCGGAGGCACTCCCTCCGCACCCTCCTGTTGGTGACCAGCTTGCTCACCCTCTGCTTCCTACCCTTCCATACCATCTACACCCTGCACACACTCGGACGGATTGGGATCCTGTCAGCTCCAAGGCTGCTGTATTTCACTTGCTCAGCTCAGCGTGCTACCATGGCCCTGGCTAGCATCAACAGTGCTTTTGACCCACTGGTGTATTATTTCAGCATGAAGCCTGCCAACTGGAAACTGCCCTGCTGTGGCACAAACCAGCAGCCCTTCCAAGATTCAGGTGGAGCTAGCCCAGCAGTGGAGGGCATCAGGAGCATGGCCTAG